In a genomic window of Lepisosteus oculatus isolate fLepOcu1 chromosome 5, fLepOcu1.hap2, whole genome shotgun sequence:
- the LOC107076820 gene encoding trem-like transcript 4 protein, with protein MMCLPGLLLIACLIPGRLLHRVELGAGESVSVRCHYEPQCRRGPKVWCRQISDSECVIVAPADSKTARPDQQDKVQILDNTTYNFVTFTLRSLQQGDSGVYFCGVHSNNRVHALGMLEIQVSRELVTGHLDSTPRTTTAGTSPVSSLSVRLTALPEVPGVDALGSDPMSFFLVILFVIIMVTAVVIFIRVIVRFRRDHIKERSKLPLVMARLTRRRVQQNVYGAPPRRTPAAVCSAPPRSRPPDAGRRTDQGSHHGVPETPRHITTEAQRSPVRPPNHGPSVRL; from the exons ATGATGTGTCTGCCGGGGCTGCTGTTGATTGCGTGCCTTATCCCAG GCCGCCTGCTCCACAGGGTGGAGCTGGGCGCGGGGGAGTCAGTGTCGGTGCGCTGCCATTACGAGCCCCAGTGTCGGCGTGGGCCCAAGGTGTGGTGCCGGCAGATCTCTGACAGCGAGTGTGTGATAGTCGCACCGGCGGACAGCAAGACCGCAAGGCCTGACCAGCAAGACAAGGTCCAGATTTTAGACAACACCACCTATAACTTTGTCACCTTCACTTTGAGGAGCCTGCAGCAGGGCGATTCCGGAGTGTACTTCTGCGGtgtccacagcaacaacagggTTCATGCTCTGGGGATGCTGGAGATTCAGGTGTCCAGAG AGCTGGTGACAGGGCATCTGGACTCAACACCCAGGACAACTACAGCTGGGACGTCCCCAGTCAGCTCCCTGTCTGTCAGGCTCACCGCCTTGCCAGAGGTGCCCGG TGTGGATGCACTGGGGAGCGACCCGATGTCTTTCTTCCTGGTGATCCTGTTCGTCATCATCATGGTGACTGCCGTGGTGATCTTCATTCGAGTCATAGTGCGATTCAGGAGAG ATCACATCAAGGAGAGATCTAAGCTGCCTTTGGTGATGGCAAGACTGACTCGGCGGCGGGTTCAGCAGAACGTTTACGGCGCGCCCCCTCGCAGGACCCCTGCCGCCGTGTGCAGTG CTCCCCCGAGATCTAGGCCGCCGGATGCCGGACGCAGGACAGACCAGGGATCCCATCACGGCGTTCCGGAAACCCCTCGACACATCaccacg GAGGCCCAGCGGTCACCTGTGCGTCCACCCAACCACGGGCCCAGCGTTAGGCTGTGA